The DNA region CAGAAGTGCCACAGCTCGCTTTCCTTGAAAAAAAGTGTCCTAGAATTTAAAAAagtgctggggggaaaaaagtgtctgatgaggGGAGAAAAGATGTGAATGCCccgacactggaagtctttaagaagatgttggatagccatttttgtctgaaacagtatagggtttcctgcctaggcagggggttggactagaagacctccaaggtcctttccaactctgctattgcattattGTAAGATGCTTCTTCTGTAGGATTTCTGTCATTAAAAAGAGTTTGCACAAACATTCTGGGAGGACCAGATGAGAAAGGCAAAACCATTTTTTGTGTATTCGTTTGCCtcctttatattaaaaataaaaataacacttCAGAAAAGCGAAGTGAGCCAGCAGTTATGTTGGAATGAGGCACACCATTCACTGAGTTGTAAGGTTTTCTGCCAAATGTAACGACTCCGAATTCAGACAGCCACGCTTTCACTTTTTAGCTAGTCTACTTCGCAAGGTTGTTGGAAACCGAGATAAGAAAGATCTTTCTAAATTCCCTTCTAGAAAAAAGACAAGAGGTACATTAGAATGACCCTCGAGAAACAAAGAATATCTCCGGGCTATTTCCCTCCagataaaaataatttgcattaaAGTCACAAAACAGAATTACAGATAGAAGCCCATTAAAGGGTAGATGGGGCCGCTATTCCTTACCTGGCCCTCACCCAGGAAGTCCAGTTTTTCGTAGCGTTTGGCTCGCGCTCGCGCATCCATGGCGACGCGGGACCAGGAAAGGCTAGAAAAGCGATTTAAAACCCTCCGTGGCTGAAAAGGATCTTTAAAACTCCGAAAACCAAAACAGCAATTCCCCTCCGCCGCTTCCGGCTTCCGGCACAGCACTCTACGCTTGCGCATGCGCCGCACGTTGACCAAAGACGCTTCTGCCGGCCGGGTAACGGCGTCCAACGCGAAGAGCGTAGCAGCCATTGCTCGGACTCCGCTGTCAAGGAAACGGAGGCGCGCGAGAAAATTGGATAACGCGCTTAGCTCGACTGAAAAGCAGCAGTGGCAGCGTTCCCTTCCAAAACTTGGCATTGGAAGGAATGCGTACTTCCTATGAGTGAAAACATGATACAgattttttcagtttttaaataaCATTAACTGCCACGTTTTGTCCTTAGATGCTTTGTCCCCAGTTTGTAATACGTTTTAATCATCATGGCACATTGGACATTTTGAGGTAGGGTGGAAAGAGAAGTAGCACTTTATAAATTTCTTAAATGAAGTGTTTTGCTTATGCCAGTAAGGTGACCTGAAACAGGCAATAATTAGAGTTCAGTTAAGTGGCCAGCTATGTGGAATTGAGGAACTACCCCAGAGGATTAAATCTGCATTTGCTAAttttatatgtatacaattagCATTAGAATATGTATATACGCTACTCTAGAAATCATAGTTAAAATGAATCACATCGGAGAAGACAACTGCGACCAATTATCTGATCCCTGTCATGTCTGCTATTCAGATACCGGTAGTATCTGTTGGTGAGATCCTAAATTCTATGCCCTCTTTTGAAGGttatatcaatattttttttattcagagaGGAAGGGTTGGCACTGATCTGAACTTCCAGCTAAAATTTAAACATTAAGCTGGAGTGTGTTaaaatcttgccagattaaaacCATTCTTCAATTAGTCAGAAATATTCATCTGAGTAGTTTGTAGACAGTAAATTGTTTTGGTGAAACATATTTGAAAGTTGATTTGCTTTCTCTTCCTTAAATTTCACTTCCAATTTGCTGCAATGTTTGACTCGCCAAGCCTTGAATATAGCATAATGGTCAGACATCCTCTTAGCTCTTTTCCAGTTGTGGGGCTGGTTATTGAATCCTAGCAATATAATACAGCTAACCCAGCTAACCCTCAATTTGTCATTCATTTAACAAAGGTTCAACGTTAtgatgcactgaaaaaagttacaacTGAtccttgaagttacaactgctaCATCAAACTCAATGGTCATGTGTTTATGATTTGAATCATTGGCAAACTGGCTTGCCTttacatttgcagcatcctgtcaTCAGTATGCAATCCTTCCAGCCAGTGTCTGAGAAGCATTTAGTAGGGAAAGCTGTAACTTAATGATAGTGGTGatttagggatgtggtggctcagtggctaagatgctgaggttgtcaatcagaaaggatggcagttcggtgattcaaatccctagtgccgcgtaatagagtgagctcccattatttgccccagcttctgctaacctagcagtttgaaagcatgtaaaaatggaagtagaaaaatagagaccacctttggtgggaaggtaacagtgttctgtgccttcggaatttagtcatgctgactacatgaccatggagatgtctttgcagcgttggctttttggctttgaaatggagatgagcattgccccttaGAATcgtgaatgactagcacatatgtgcgagggaaacctttaccttttagtggtgatttacttaatgactagggccataaaggtcataaaatcaggtacaGTGTAATCCACATTCCCAGGCAATATTCATTGTTCATACAACTTTTGCCATTTGAAATACAGTGAAGTTGCTTTGAATTCACTTTTGTAAATTTGCTTGTATGTTTGGGATTACTATCTGGCTACATGTCTTGCTTCAGTTGATGGCCAAATGACTTGGTAGCCTCCTGCAAAATTCTGATAGAGATATACATATCAGATAATGGCAAGTCTAGGTCACTCCCAAACCGTGACATTGTGCTTAGGAGAAAGAATATTTTAGTTGTGAAATGCACTGTTTATTTCCTTCCAGATACAATGTCTATGAAAAATTCTACTTTTGATTATGTCATTCATTGAACATTCCTCCAGAAGTCTGCAAAGTATGATTATATATCAGTGCTTAAGAGCTTCAGAAATGTGTTGCATTTTTTCAATATTGACAGGCATTTTTTAAGAATGACATTTTTATAGAGATCTTCAGAAATTCGAAGCATTGCATACTTTTAAAATCTAGCTGATGAGAATCTGTCTAATGAAAGTAATACTTGTTAGATTGGCAAGTTGCAGGGTctgattgttaaatgaaattcTAGAACTGCCCTTTGTTCTCCCTTTAACAATTCCATATATTAAAAAAGGAATTAGTGGCATTAATTTTTTCATTATCAGCATATTATGTTAGTAaccataaaatgaaataaatataagatATTAATTATTTACTTAAATTCCTTTCAGATTTCACTAAGGCCCACAGGAACATTTAGTGTttataaaaattcagaaaatctAAAAGAGGGCAAATACTTCTTTCAAAGAAGAGTGAGtaatggaaaaaataatgaaagcgcACAAAGTATGTTTCAGTAAAAGCAGGAAGCACTGAAATGTACATTCTATTAAGGAGGTGCATTAAAGATTGCAGATCCATATTGTGGTTTTTATTAATCTCCAGAGGGGTTTgctatatttgtattatttgctGTACACCCGTCTATAATTGGCAGTTAGAATTCATTTGGGTTTTGTGCAAATGGTAATATAGAACAAATCTTAAAATACATATGAAGAATATATTAAACAATAGTAGAAATGCAAACAGTATATTCGGTATCATACACAAAACTatttttacaataataaaagTGAATGGCTTAATGGACCTTTACCTACTAATTTAGTAAAACCTTGCATAGACATTTGCATTGTAAATTTGAATCCTTTTCCTACTTAAACAGAACAGATGAAAATTCTTCTCAAGTGTGTAATCAAAATTGTTGCTTCAAATAACATTTCTCTACTGATTGATTGTATAGTTCCTCTTTCCTGTCATAAAAACATATATGTGATAGCAAGTACATGATATAAATGAAATCAAGTATTGATCACAAGATCTATGAATATATTCATTTGCCGTTTCAGTGCTGCTCCCTAGAATTAAATTTTGTATGTGCTTCATATAATTCAAGTGTATTATAACCATGTACTATTAAGTACTATAAATTATACTTCATATCATTCTTGTATTATATATTAGTAGTGTACAAATCAGTTCTACCCATATCAATCAGTACATGCTTTCCCAGTTCCCTGATTCAATGACTTAAAATGGAAATGTTTTGATGTGCAAGTGATAAGCTCCTCGCAAGAAACAGGCATTTTGATGGAGCAAAGTAAATGTACACAAGAGATTCTTATGCACTGCAATTCATGGAAATGTCTAGAATTCATCTGAGCCCATTGGTATTAGCTCTGATTGACAAgtaaatattacaaatatttaatttcttattACAATATAGTCACTAGGATTAAAGATAGAAAATAAAATTCCTGTCTATTCTGAACCTAATTTAATTGTGTATGTTGAGGTAGTATAGCACTCAGAAAGGGAAGAGCTAATTCTTTTTCTGAAGGAATATTATGCATAtctgtactgtgtttccccgaaaataagatcgggtcttattttcttttgacccccgaaataagcattttgccttatttttggggaggtcttattatttttgaggtgcaggaggtggctgCGAGCACGGTTgcctcctggctgctgctgtattgcaatattttcagggaaggcttatttttggggagggcttattttagcgcatgcactcaaaagcccaattgggcttattatccagggagatcagggaaacaggatagattACATTGTACAATGAGTCCATTAACACAATTTGCgaaattttgaaatgtctaactTAAATTTAATTCTCAGagttctttggaaggacatgCTATTTCCTAGAAGGAACTATTATTGTCATTTTAATAGTAGCTATTTTTAATTATTAGTGTTATCAATAGCAACTATAAGAGATAAGGGAACTATactgaataaaatgaaaaaataaataaatttcattggACAATTAAAGTGGATTCTTCTGGTTATCTGAAACAGAATTCTTTTTGAATGAGACATAACCACTTTCTAAAGTGATTACCTTTTAGTCTCTCACAAAAgcactttggggaaaaaaatctttcctttGACCTCCTTTAATATCCAGAGAGAAAGTGAAGAAGGACTTTATTGTAAGTACAACGGTTTGTTATTCAGCAGTTACAAACTGCACAATGCTCCACCTTATTCTGGACCTCCACGCTGTAAAATAAAAGATTATCTTTTagcagaaacaaaaatcaattctTGCAACATTGCTGATTAGAATGATATTCATCATGCACTCATTTACTGCCTTTCCTATAGGAACTCAAGTTGATATATGTGATGCCCCCTCATCCTATTTGATACCACAATCTTGTGAGGAGGGCTGAACTAAGAGAACTGGCACAAAATCATCCAGTGACTTGTAGTTGAGGAGACTAGAATCCGATTTCGTCTCTCCTACTGCAATTCCTTAATTATTTGTTTCTGCTGCTTTCCTACATACTAGTGGCAGACATTGTCTATTCCATTTCCATACGATTGTTGCAGCTCCTTCACTCAACATGTTCCATTTGACTCGGGCACAAGCCAGACGACATCTGAGTGCCATCTAGAAAACTGTAACAAACCCTTTCCCAAATGCTGCCATCTTAGTTAAATTTtaggagaaaaaataaatatgcaattgAGTGGTTTTGgaacaacaaaaatgtaaaatgataaaatacagtAGGACACAGTACTTGTGGATTAGGAAATGGAATTAGAAATTAATTTCTAAACGGAATTAGAAGTCTCCTGAAATCAAGAAATTTCAGAAGAtttctaaataattaaaaaataacatttggaATAATTTACAGCTCCAGATATTTCAGACTCAGGCTACTTCAGTCAGATATTCCAGCCTCCCACCAGCTCTAGATAATATTCCAAGCTATGTTGGAGAGTCCCAGATTGACTAAATCAGTCATGTCAAATTCAAGATTATATGTTTTAAAGCTACCAAACActtttttcttgcttatttttttaGGGGATCTTTGGAAGAAAGTGACTAAATTCCCACCTAGAAGCATTCTTAAAAAGATATGACTGAGAAAATTTTCCTCTGTGTCTTACATTTATACTATGAGGTTCCTGATGATATCAACAACTCTTGATAAAACTATTCAGAATTTAGAAAGAACAATCACCAATGGATGAATGATACAAAGTAATGAAAAGGATGGATCTGGATAAGTAGAACTGACTTAACGGAGGGGTATTCAACTTGTATTTTATGGAATTACATTCATGCTGGAAGAACTGATCTTTAAATTGGGATTCCCCTGGATTTGTGTTGTTGGATTTCTTAACATTTATGCAAGTGATGCCAACTACTGCTTTATTTAGGAAGAATGAACCCTTTCCATAGTAGCTGATAGGATTAGGGTTTCCTGCAATTCTACTTGCAGCCATCTGAACTTGGTTGATAACTGAGATAGCACAGAATTTCCCATAAGCTACTTAGACAAACAACTAATGAAGATGCAAGTGAAATAGGTGGCTGTATAACTTAAATCAATCAATTTATTTAGTACTTTTCATAGAATATTCACTTTTGACAGGGATTTTAggtcccctcccccaaaaaaagtttaattacaaaatatttttccaCATAATTTATTTGGTTCTTCATCTGTGGTTTCAGTTTGGCTGATATATGATTGAGAGAgctataatttttattataaagttATTGTGGTGCTGAAAAGATGGATTCATATTGCCAAGGATTTTATTTTGCAATAGGCAGTCCATTCCTGGTTTAAATCATACTCTTAATATTTTTTTGGTAGAATCTAGAGATTATTCCATCTGAAATTCATGAGCTAATCATTAAAAATCTGTAATGTGAAATAAAACCAATACAATGCTAAACATTAGTATGACTAAAGCCTAGTTCCAACCTTCTGATTGTATTGCTTCTGTAGCACCCATACACACTCTCAAAGAACTGGGTTCTTATCACAAAAAGCAAATCACACAGTGTctaaatttttatttaatcatttgattttttttaaaaaaaccaaggttttgaaaataatactaacattttaatttttttttaaaaatgaaaacttaCTTGAATGTATTCCATCTCTTCAACTGACATAGGTTTCCTCCTGTATTTCTGAGGTAAAGTTCTTATTAATTCTGCCGTGTCAGGTGTACCTTGTATTCTACCAGTAAATAAAGTACTTTGAGAAGATGGTACTTTGTTTTCTGCAGAAAATTGCGAGGCTACCCCATGAAGCGGAGGCACTCTTGAATGTAGAGACTCCTGCACTGGAACAATAAGAGAGAAAACTGTATTAGGAAGAATACTGTGGGTACCCTACATCATGACTAACCATTGTTCTATTGCAGCAAAACACTGCAGCTACCTTAAAGTCTTGATAAAGTTTCCTGATCTGGCCTACCTCAAAGGGCTGGCAATGTCAATCTGGTCCTGATCGTTGGCCATGCAGGGTGGATATGTTGAGAGGGTTGTAATCTAGCACATAGTCAAGGATTAAGGAAGTTTGGTGTATATACATTGTGTAAATCACTGATGTTAAATGGTTAATTCAAAAAAGAATTAACGGAGGCTCTAATTAAAGCTTAGACGTGCCCAGAAGAAACATTTACATTTGGGCACAACAGGGAATACTGTCAATATCTTAGTgatgtaaaaaaaattatatataaatttttaatttttttattttccatttttattatttttacaaataattcaggcaatatatccaacacaccttcctcctcctattttccccataacaacaatcctgtgaggtgagttgggctgagagagtaactggcccaagatcatccagctaAGGTGGGAGTTGAACTAatagtctcttgctttctagccctgTGTTATGtttatgttgattttatttatatgctgctcttttcccccgaaggggactcagggcggctcacagctcaacagggaaggggatacaaacagaatttaa from Thamnophis elegans isolate rThaEle1 chromosome 3, rThaEle1.pri, whole genome shotgun sequence includes:
- the MRPS36 gene encoding 28S ribosomal protein S36, mitochondrial, yielding MGSKMAAASRVVQVVKPHTPLIKFPDRKSTPKPNMQESLHSRVPPLHGVASQFSAENKVPSSQSTLFTGRIQGTPDTAELIRTLPQKYRRKPMSVEEMEYIQRGGPE